One Acanthopagrus latus isolate v.2019 chromosome 12, fAcaLat1.1, whole genome shotgun sequence genomic region harbors:
- the LOC119029696 gene encoding uncharacterized protein LOC119029696 has protein sequence MATGKTKDIISKSLLVPSGSPAVYQLRPKKEEIGSLRRMTLGEKDLNKTNRTILLVGETGAGKSALINTLVNYTMGVKWEDDVWFQIVEEEKRNQSESQTSDVFVYQIFGFEGKTLPYSLTIIDTPGYGDTRGIEHDAAVSERLLDWFCSDDGVHEINAVGLVLKATENRLDDRLIYIFDSLVSLFGKDMEQNIVALITHSHGPTYKNALKALEAANIKCAKDEKSQLVHFLFDNCQHEDRTEGTEELQHAFTKTTKGLKKFTDFLEKTGPQKLKTTVEVLNSRIRLKACIQNLKERIQLTELKQREIQQTQEALKKHEEEMKKDEEFTVEVDEVYKEKINTRRRWWALWLNYDGATCCTVCEENCHYPGCTLAWYPKHCEVMKGGRCTSCTRKCPVSDHVKGDWIYVPKTRRVKKTLRDLKGTYEKQKSECDEKTSLLEKLQKEMKELEKDKDQMLDESFHHVVNLEQIALKVDSLSTHVHLDFLIEKMKEKRDTKKIQKLEEMKRRMEEDKGFRAALQYCSNKLTSAFRGEKTK, from the exons atggcaacagg gaaaacaaaggaCATCATCTCTAAGAGTCTTCTTGTCCCTTCAGGATCTCCTGCTGTCTACCAGCTGAGACCAAAGAAAGAGGAGATTGGATCTCTAAGAAGAATGACTCTTGGTGAAAAAGATctgaacaagacaaacagaaccATCTTACTTGTTGgagaaacaggagcaggaaaaTCTGCTCTGATCAACACTCTGGTCAACTACACCATGGGAGTGAAGTGGGAGGATGATGTCTGGTTTCAGATtgtagaggaggagaagagaaaccaatcagagagtcagacatcagatgtgtttgtgtaccagATCTTTGGATTTGAAGGTAAAACTCTGCCCTACTCTCTGACCATCATCGACACTCCTGGATACGGAGATACCAGAGGGATTGAACATGATGCTGCAGTCAGTGAGAGATTATTAGACTGGTTCTGCTCAGATGATGGAGTTCATGAGATTAATGCAGTGGGTCTGGTGCTGAAAGCAACTGAGAATCGACTGGATGATCGACTGATATACATCTTTGATTCATTGGTGTCTCTGTTTGGAAAAGACATGGAGCAGAACATCGTCGCCCtcatcacacattcacatggtCCGACATATAAAAACGCTCTGAAAGCTCTCGAGGCTGCAAACATTAAATGTGCCAAAGATGAAAAGAGTCAGCtggttcacttcctgtttgataaCTGCCAGCATGAAGACAGGACAGAGGGCACAGAAGAGCTGCAACatgcatttacaaaaacaactaaaGGTCTGAAGAAGTTCACAGACTTTCTGGAAAAAACTGGACcacaaaagctgaaaacaactgTGGAGGTTCTGAACTCACGAATCAGACTGAAAGCCTGCATCCAAAACCTGAAAGAGAGGATTCAGTTAACTGAactaaaacagagagaaatccaACAGACCCAGGAAGCTCTGAagaaacatgaagaagagatgaagaaagatgaGGAGTTCACTGTAGAAGTTGATGAAGTCTACAAAGAGAAAATCAATACTAGGAGGAGGTGGTGGGCGTTGTGGTTAAATTACGATGGAGCGACCTGCTGTACAGTCTGTGAGGAGAACTGTCACTATCCTGGATGCACACTGGCCTGGTATCCAAAACACTGTGAGGTCATGAAAGGTGGCCGCTGCACTTCATGTACCAGGAAGTGTCCTGTGTCAGATCATGTGAAAGGAGACTGGATCTATGTGCCCAAGACAAGAAGAGTTAAAAAGACCCTGCGAGATCTGAAAGGGACGTATGAAAAGCAGAAATCAGAGTGTGACGAGAAAACAAGTCTTTTGGAAAAACTAcagaaggaaatgaaagaacTTGAGAAAGATAAAGATCAGATGTTGGATGAATCCTTCCATCATGTTGTCAATCTGGAGCAGATCGCTCTGAAAGTTGATTCACTGTCCACTCATGTCCACTTGGACTTCCTGAttgagaagatgaaggagaaaagagacacaaagaagaTCCAGAAACTGGAAGAGATGAAGAGACGAATGGAGGAAGATAAAGGAttcagagcagcgctgcagtACTGTTCTAATAAACTAACATCAGCATTTAGAGGAGAAAAAACTAAGTGA